The following are encoded in a window of Ruminiclostridium herbifermentans genomic DNA:
- the trpB gene encoding tryptophan synthase subunit beta, with protein sequence MTNGRYGKHGGQYIPEILMNAIIELEESYNYYKNDYSFNNELNSLLREYAGRPSLLYYAKKMTEDLGGAKIYLKREDLNHTGSHKINNVLGQVLLAKKMGKKRVIAETGAGQHGVATATAAALMGMECEIFMGLEDTKRQALNVFRMELLGAKVHAVASGTQTLKDAVNETMREWATRVGDTHYVLGSVMGPHPFPMIVRDFQSIIGKEVREQIIDKEGRLPDIAIACVGGGSNAMGLFYDFINDPSVELIGCEAAGKGIDTEYHAATIAKGQLGIFHGMKSYFCQDENGQIAPVYSISAGLDYPGIGPEHAHLNDIKRAKYVPITDAQAINAFEYLSKVEGIIPAIESSHAVAHAMELAPKLSSDKIIVICLSGRGDKDVAAIAKYMGVEINE encoded by the coding sequence ATGACAAATGGAAGATATGGCAAACATGGAGGGCAATATATACCTGAAATTCTTATGAATGCAATAATTGAACTCGAAGAAAGCTATAACTACTACAAAAATGATTATAGCTTTAACAATGAACTTAATTCATTATTGAGAGAGTATGCTGGAAGGCCCTCCCTTTTATATTACGCTAAAAAAATGACTGAGGACTTGGGTGGTGCAAAAATTTATCTTAAAAGAGAAGATTTAAACCATACTGGCTCTCATAAAATAAACAACGTATTAGGTCAAGTTTTATTGGCAAAGAAGATGGGAAAAAAACGTGTTATTGCAGAGACTGGGGCTGGTCAGCATGGTGTTGCTACAGCTACAGCTGCTGCATTGATGGGTATGGAATGTGAAATATTTATGGGGCTAGAAGATACAAAACGCCAAGCACTTAATGTTTTTAGAATGGAACTTTTAGGTGCAAAAGTTCATGCTGTTGCCAGCGGCACTCAAACACTAAAGGATGCAGTTAATGAAACTATGCGCGAATGGGCAACCCGTGTTGGTGACACGCACTATGTTTTAGGTTCAGTAATGGGACCTCATCCCTTTCCAATGATAGTACGTGATTTTCAGAGTATAATTGGCAAAGAGGTAAGAGAACAAATAATTGATAAAGAAGGAAGACTCCCTGACATAGCAATAGCATGTGTAGGTGGCGGAAGTAATGCTATGGGGCTGTTTTATGATTTCATTAATGACCCTTCTGTTGAGTTAATTGGGTGTGAAGCCGCTGGAAAAGGCATAGACACTGAATACCATGCTGCAACAATTGCAAAGGGCCAATTAGGGATATTTCACGGTATGAAGTCATATTTCTGTCAGGATGAGAATGGTCAGATTGCACCTGTTTATTCAATATCCGCTGGATTAGATTATCCAGGAATAGGCCCAGAGCATGCACATTTGAATGATATTAAACGAGCTAAATATGTTCCTATAACAGATGCTCAAGCAATAAATGCCTTTGAATATCTCTCCAAGGTTGAAGGCATTATTCCAGCAATAGAAAGTTCACATGCTGTAGCACATGCAATGGAACTTGCTCCCAAATTGTCCTCGGACAAAATAATAGTAATTTGTCTTTCAGGCCGTGGAGATAAGGATGTTGCAGCTATAGCAAAATATATGGGGGTGGAAATAAATGAGTAA
- a CDS encoding GTP pyrophosphokinase yields MIMKKVAHIKSLHGLDALLSSDEIESIRVSFFEMQHLYHSATREISTKLEILDDEFRFIHRRNPIHNMQSRIKSIESIFEKLNRKGLEISIEAAKEHLTDIAGIRVVCYYIDDIYNVAEMLKSQDDITLIRETDYIKQPKPNGYRSLHLVVKVPVFFSDRKELVPVEIQIRTMAMDFWASLEHQLRYKTMEEVPPSVSKELLECAEKIAYTDLKMQEIYKTLMKYNCDTEFDLESI; encoded by the coding sequence ATGATTATGAAGAAGGTTGCGCATATAAAATCGTTACATGGTTTAGATGCATTATTATCAAGTGATGAAATTGAAAGTATTAGAGTAAGCTTTTTTGAAATGCAGCATTTATATCATTCAGCAACACGTGAAATAAGCACAAAACTAGAAATACTAGATGACGAATTTAGATTTATACATAGGCGAAATCCGATTCATAATATGCAAAGTCGCATAAAATCCATTGAGAGTATTTTTGAAAAGCTAAATAGAAAAGGACTTGAAATCAGTATTGAAGCAGCTAAAGAACATCTGACAGATATAGCTGGAATTCGAGTAGTATGCTACTATATTGATGATATATATAATGTTGCTGAGATGCTAAAGAGTCAGGATGACATTACTCTTATCCGTGAAACAGATTATATTAAACAACCAAAGCCTAATGGATATCGCAGCTTGCATCTTGTTGTCAAAGTACCTGTATTTTTCTCAGATAGGAAAGAACTTGTACCTGTTGAAATCCAGATTCGAACAATGGCTATGGATTTTTGGGCTAGTCTTGAACATCAATTAAGATATAAAACTATGGAAGAAGTTCCACCTTCAGTTTCAAAGGAACTACTAGAATGTGCTGAAAAGATAGCATATACAGATTTGAAAATGCAAGAAATTTATAAAACTTTAATGAAGTATAATTGTGATACAGAGTTTGACTTAGAATCAATTTGA
- a CDS encoding hexokinase: MGFNNEVVNNVLKSFEIDKNSMINIAMLFKNTMEEGLKGEKTCLKMIPSYVGKPTGKEKGTFMTMDMGGTNLRCTKFKIDNGNFETLVEKKEKLINKEKNYDLTKPEVTAKQLFGFIADCMASITEQGESMYLGNTFSFPCRQEDINEAYLINWTKEIATSGVVGQNINQLLAEALKEKNVDIEPVALINDTVGTLLVAMYSYQDADIGSIMGTGHNTCYLENNHPLNGGKMIVNLESGNYNIGLPVTKYDEIIDKNSQVPGSQLLEKMVSGYYMGSLVKEICLDLYNNKALFTNSDVDTKDFFDQNFSALTVENFILYPSKCEDQFNCTSEDAQIIKAISEAVLKRAVRIVASSYLGVLFHQENRGSEVKNKHVIAIDGTIYEKMPKAPKLMEEAFIDALGEDAANIDIKLVKDGSGLGAAIAAAVAVTQR; the protein is encoded by the coding sequence ATGGGTTTTAATAATGAGGTCGTAAATAATGTTTTAAAGTCATTTGAAATTGATAAAAATAGTATGATTAATATAGCTATGTTGTTTAAAAATACTATGGAAGAGGGCTTAAAGGGTGAGAAGACGTGCCTTAAGATGATTCCGTCATATGTTGGAAAGCCTACCGGAAAAGAAAAGGGTACTTTCATGACAATGGATATGGGTGGAACAAATTTAAGGTGCACAAAGTTTAAAATAGATAATGGCAATTTTGAAACCTTAGTTGAAAAGAAAGAAAAGCTTATAAATAAAGAAAAGAACTATGATTTAACTAAGCCTGAAGTTACTGCGAAGCAACTTTTTGGATTTATTGCTGATTGTATGGCTAGCATAACAGAGCAAGGTGAAAGCATGTATTTAGGCAATACATTTTCATTTCCATGCAGACAGGAAGACATCAATGAGGCATATCTAATTAACTGGACAAAGGAAATTGCCACATCTGGTGTAGTAGGGCAAAATATAAACCAGTTATTAGCTGAGGCTCTTAAGGAAAAGAATGTAGATATAGAACCTGTGGCGTTAATAAATGATACAGTTGGAACATTGTTGGTTGCAATGTATAGTTATCAGGATGCTGACATTGGTTCTATTATGGGAACAGGGCATAATACTTGCTATCTTGAAAACAATCATCCTCTTAATGGAGGAAAGATGATAGTAAATCTTGAATCTGGAAATTACAATATTGGCTTACCAGTAACGAAATATGATGAGATAATTGACAAGAATAGTCAGGTTCCTGGTTCTCAACTCTTAGAGAAAATGGTTTCAGGATATTATATGGGTAGCCTAGTTAAAGAAATATGTTTAGATTTGTATAATAACAAAGCCCTTTTCACAAATAGTGATGTAGATACAAAGGATTTCTTTGATCAGAATTTCAGTGCACTTACAGTTGAAAACTTTATACTATACCCTTCAAAGTGTGAAGATCAGTTTAATTGTACTTCTGAGGATGCTCAGATAATAAAGGCCATATCAGAAGCAGTTTTAAAAAGAGCAGTTCGAATAGTAGCAAGCTCTTACCTAGGAGTTCTATTCCATCAAGAAAATAGGGGTTCAGAAGTTAAGAATAAGCATGTTATAGCAATTGATGGAACCATTTACGAAAAAATGCCAAAGGCTCCAAAGCTTATGGAAGAAGCTTTTATAGATGCATTAGGTGAAGATGCCGCGAATATTGATATTAAGCTTGTTAAAGACGGTTCTGGTTTAGGTGCGGCTATAGCGGCCGCTGTGGCAGTAACACAGAGGTAA
- the trpC gene encoding indole-3-glycerol phosphate synthase TrpC, which yields MILDKIVEHTKIRIKTAQAINPIETLKENAKKYQTLLPFTFENALKTKDISFICEVKKASPSKGIIAEHFPYIQIAQEYEKAGANAISVLTEPYFFLGNDDYLKEIKKSVKIPILRKDFTIDPYQIYEAHLLGADAVLLICTLLDTKELKEYIKIADSLGLSCLVEAHDEPELYSALEAGARIIGVNNRNLKTFEVDINNSVRLRKLVPNDKVFVSESGIKTPSDVAALRNNGTNAVLIGETLMRSQNITAELQRMRAS from the coding sequence ATGATACTTGATAAAATAGTTGAACATACAAAAATTAGAATTAAGACAGCACAAGCTATTAATCCCATTGAAACTTTAAAAGAAAATGCTAAAAAATATCAGACTCTTTTGCCTTTTACTTTTGAAAATGCTCTTAAAACAAAAGATATATCCTTCATTTGTGAAGTTAAAAAAGCATCACCCTCAAAGGGCATAATAGCAGAGCATTTTCCATATATACAAATTGCCCAAGAATACGAAAAAGCTGGTGCAAATGCTATTTCTGTTCTTACAGAGCCTTACTTTTTCTTAGGAAACGATGATTACTTAAAAGAAATAAAAAAATCAGTTAAAATACCTATACTTCGTAAAGATTTTACCATTGATCCTTATCAAATATATGAGGCTCACCTGCTCGGTGCCGATGCAGTTCTTCTTATATGCACCCTATTAGATACTAAGGAATTGAAGGAATATATAAAAATTGCTGATAGTTTGGGGCTTTCCTGTCTTGTGGAAGCACACGATGAACCAGAACTTTACAGTGCATTAGAAGCAGGTGCAAGAATAATTGGTGTTAATAACCGCAATTTAAAGACATTTGAAGTTGATATTAATAACAGTGTAAGGCTTAGAAAGCTGGTACCTAATGACAAAGTTTTCGTTTCTGAAAGTGGTATTAAAACCCCTTCTGATGTTGCTGCCTTACGTAATAATGGTACAAATGCAGTTCTAATTGGTGAAACGCTAATGAGAAGCCAAAATATTACAGCCGAACTACAAAGAATGAGGGCAAGTTGA
- a CDS encoding N-acetylmuramoyl-L-alanine amidase family protein, which translates to MKNSVKVLLSIIVVCTGINFACIGCTINDQKLDYNEVNGYMSESVTTKTDRENNNSADNSGIYNSDITKQNSSKQPKGEDMSTQLPSDEGTSRSTSINKADEKIKLPLEGLTICIDAGHGKTDRKADLKEPIAPGSDIMKAAIASGTSGVATKITEASLNLAVSKKLKKALSEKGANILMIRETEYCDLTNVERTELWNSSGADLTIRIHANGLNDNTVSGVLMMVPGNKYIKDDEMLQKSTLIGKYILEGVLKHTKAKSRGTVVSNELTGFNWSKIPVVLLEMGFMTNPEEDKLLNTDSYQNKIVMGIVEGIEKYQAEMNTK; encoded by the coding sequence ATGAAAAATAGTGTTAAAGTTCTTTTATCAATTATAGTAGTATGCACAGGTATTAATTTTGCATGTATAGGCTGTACAATTAATGACCAAAAGCTAGATTACAATGAAGTTAACGGGTATATGTCAGAGTCTGTAACTACGAAAACTGATAGAGAAAATAATAATTCTGCTGATAATTCTGGAATATACAATTCAGATATAACAAAGCAAAATTCATCAAAGCAGCCAAAGGGAGAAGATATGTCTACCCAATTGCCTTCTGATGAAGGGACTTCAAGATCAACTTCTATAAATAAAGCAGATGAGAAAATAAAATTGCCTCTTGAAGGATTAACTATATGTATAGATGCAGGCCATGGAAAAACTGACAGAAAAGCTGATTTAAAGGAGCCTATAGCGCCTGGCTCGGATATTATGAAAGCAGCTATTGCAAGCGGAACTTCTGGTGTCGCTACTAAAATCACAGAAGCAAGTTTAAACCTAGCTGTATCAAAAAAGCTTAAAAAAGCATTATCTGAAAAGGGTGCTAATATATTAATGATAAGAGAAACTGAATATTGTGATTTGACTAATGTTGAAAGAACAGAACTTTGGAATTCGTCTGGTGCTGACTTGACAATTAGAATACATGCAAATGGTCTTAATGACAATACAGTATCAGGAGTGCTTATGATGGTACCCGGTAACAAATACATTAAAGATGATGAAATGCTTCAAAAAAGTACACTTATTGGGAAGTACATTTTAGAAGGAGTACTGAAGCACACTAAGGCTAAATCAAGGGGAACTGTTGTAAGCAATGAACTTACAGGTTTTAATTGGTCAAAAATTCCAGTGGTACTACTTGAGATGGGATTTATGACCAATCCAGAGGAGGATAAGCTGTTAAATACAGATTCCTACCAAAATAAAATAGTAATGGGCATAGTGGAAGGTATTGAAAAGTATCAAGCTGAAATGAATACTAAATGA
- the trpA gene encoding tryptophan synthase subunit alpha, with protein sequence MSKIKNAFANGKAFIGFLTAGDPSLDKTEEFILSMVEAGADLIEIGIPFSDPIAEGEVIQRANERALSVNTTLNKIFNMVKSVRLKTQIPIVFLTYLNPVFTYGYDHFFRECNNNDIDGVIIPDIPFEEKEELTPFGEKYSIDIISLIAPTSQERIDKIAKKAQGYVYCVSSMGVTGVRSEIKTDLSSIISDIRNVTDVPIAVGFGISTPEQAAQISSYADGIIVGSAIVKIIEEHGENAAKPLYEYVRAMKGAIS encoded by the coding sequence ATGAGTAAAATAAAAAATGCATTTGCAAATGGTAAGGCATTTATAGGCTTTTTAACAGCAGGCGACCCATCTCTTGATAAAACAGAAGAATTCATACTTTCAATGGTGGAAGCCGGAGCCGATTTAATAGAAATTGGTATACCTTTTTCTGACCCAATTGCTGAAGGTGAGGTCATTCAAAGAGCCAATGAGCGAGCACTATCTGTTAATACAACACTAAATAAAATATTTAATATGGTTAAATCTGTCCGTTTAAAAACTCAGATTCCAATAGTTTTCTTAACCTATTTAAACCCAGTATTCACATATGGTTATGACCACTTTTTTAGAGAATGTAATAATAATGATATAGACGGGGTAATAATACCCGATATTCCCTTTGAGGAAAAGGAGGAACTTACGCCTTTCGGTGAAAAGTACAGCATTGATATCATTTCATTAATTGCACCTACGTCACAAGAAAGAATAGACAAAATAGCAAAAAAAGCTCAGGGCTATGTATATTGTGTCTCCTCAATGGGTGTAACAGGAGTGCGAAGTGAAATTAAAACAGACCTTTCCTCTATTATATCTGATATCAGAAATGTCACCGATGTTCCTATAGCGGTAGGCTTTGGTATATCTACACCTGAACAAGCCGCTCAAATAAGTTCATATGCTGATGGAATTATTGTAGGAAGTGCAATTGTAAAAATTATTGAAGAGCATGGCGAAAATGCCGCTAAACCTTTGTATGAATATGTTCGAGCTATGAAAGGGGCTATTAGCTGA
- a CDS encoding phosphoribosylanthranilate isomerase produces the protein MTKIKICGLTRMQDIEYVNEALPDFIGFVFAKSRRQVNPDTAYQLKSALDYRIKAVGVFVNESISVIKQLCQSNIIDYIQLHGDEDEEYIKNLSCQINTPIIKAVRVKDLSSIVTAQQLSGDFLLLDTFSDKEYGGTGKTFDWKLAKYIEKPFFLAGGINYCNAKAAIDSSKPYCLDVSSGVETNGVKDRNKIIDIVSLVRSNFSN, from the coding sequence ATGACTAAAATAAAAATTTGCGGTCTTACCAGAATGCAGGATATAGAATATGTAAATGAAGCTTTGCCCGACTTTATTGGTTTTGTTTTTGCCAAAAGCCGCAGGCAAGTAAATCCTGATACGGCTTACCAGCTTAAAAGCGCACTAGACTATCGAATCAAAGCAGTCGGAGTTTTTGTTAATGAAAGTATATCTGTTATAAAGCAGTTATGCCAATCTAACATTATAGATTATATCCAGCTACATGGGGATGAAGATGAAGAATATATAAAAAATTTAAGTTGTCAAATTAACACACCTATTATAAAAGCTGTGAGGGTAAAGGATTTATCTTCAATAGTGACAGCACAGCAGCTATCCGGCGACTTTTTGCTCCTAGATACATTTTCAGATAAAGAATATGGCGGCACAGGTAAAACCTTTGACTGGAAATTAGCAAAATATATAGAAAAACCATTTTTTCTTGCAGGAGGCATAAACTATTGTAATGCAAAAGCAGCAATAGACAGTTCTAAGCCCTATTGTCTAGATGTAAGCAGCGGTGTTGAAACAAATGGTGTTAAGGATAGAAATAAAATTATAGATATAGTAAGTCTAGTGCGGAGCAATTTTAGCAATTAA
- the ytaF gene encoding sporulation membrane protein YtaF, giving the protein MHILSILLLCLAPNLDNMAIGLAYGAKKISVPPKSNLAIALFSGFATLISSSFGNLLTNYIPNYLGTVIGGSIVSIMGIYTIISYLHTRIKTKKIQESNYVYIDNIRAVMNDPSVADKDYSGDISLKESILLGIALALNCLGTGFGAGIAGVNILILTAVVTVFSLFTISLGAIIGKRYANQLLGDKATLLSGIILLLVGLYQIIL; this is encoded by the coding sequence GTGCATATTCTGTCCATACTCTTACTATGCTTAGCTCCAAATCTTGATAACATGGCAATTGGTTTGGCTTATGGTGCTAAAAAAATAAGTGTACCACCAAAGTCAAATCTTGCTATAGCACTTTTTTCAGGCTTTGCAACTCTTATTTCCAGTTCCTTTGGAAATTTGCTCACTAATTATATTCCAAATTATTTAGGAACTGTTATCGGTGGTTCTATTGTAAGTATCATGGGTATTTACACAATTATAAGTTATTTACACACAAGAATAAAAACTAAGAAAATTCAAGAAAGTAATTATGTGTATATAGATAACATAAGAGCAGTAATGAATGATCCAAGTGTTGCAGATAAAGATTATTCCGGGGACATATCCTTAAAGGAATCCATTTTACTTGGTATTGCTCTAGCTTTAAATTGCTTGGGAACAGGTTTTGGTGCTGGTATAGCAGGTGTTAATATATTAATTCTCACAGCAGTAGTAACTGTTTTTAGTCTTTTTACAATATCCTTAGGCGCAATAATTGGAAAGCGCTATGCCAATCAGCTTCTTGGTGATAAAGCAACACTTTTATCAGGTATAATACTCTTATTGGTAGGTCTTTATCAGATAATTTTATAG
- the trpD gene encoding anthranilate phosphoribosyltransferase: MIQEAIYEVINKNNLSFEQTKSVMEEIMEGRASNAQIAAFLTAMRMKGETIDEITGCASVMREKSLRINPNRDVLDIVGTGGDEAFTFNISTVSTFIISAGGVPVAKHGNRSVSSKCGSADVLEALGINIALTAEQSAQILEKIGMCFMFAPTYHSSMKYAAPVRKEMSVRTIFNILGPLSNPAGANMQLLGVYDENLVEPLAQVLLNLGIKRAMVVHGHDGLDEVTLCDATTICEVNDGTLNSFFLSPEQLGFTRCLPEDLIGGDPKENANIAIDILSGKKGPKRDIVVLNSALCLYMAYNKVTLRECVKMAENLIDNGSALSQLNKFIQLSNSFS, translated from the coding sequence ATGATACAAGAGGCTATTTATGAGGTAATTAATAAAAACAATCTTTCATTTGAGCAAACTAAATCGGTAATGGAAGAAATCATGGAAGGTAGAGCTAGCAATGCACAAATTGCAGCCTTTTTGACTGCAATGCGTATGAAGGGAGAAACTATTGACGAAATAACTGGCTGCGCCAGTGTTATGAGAGAGAAAAGTCTACGAATAAATCCAAATAGAGATGTCCTTGACATTGTAGGTACTGGTGGAGATGAAGCGTTCACCTTTAACATTTCAACAGTTTCAACATTTATTATATCCGCAGGAGGAGTACCTGTTGCAAAGCATGGAAACCGCTCCGTTTCAAGTAAATGCGGAAGCGCAGATGTCCTTGAGGCACTTGGAATAAATATTGCCTTAACGGCTGAGCAAAGCGCACAAATACTAGAAAAAATAGGCATGTGCTTTATGTTTGCTCCAACTTATCATTCATCTATGAAGTATGCTGCACCAGTCCGTAAGGAAATGTCAGTAAGAACTATTTTTAATATATTAGGGCCTCTTTCCAATCCAGCTGGAGCAAACATGCAGCTATTAGGTGTATATGATGAAAATCTAGTTGAACCCCTAGCACAAGTACTTTTAAACCTTGGAATAAAGAGAGCTATGGTTGTACATGGTCACGATGGACTTGATGAAGTTACTCTCTGCGATGCTACTACAATTTGCGAAGTTAATGACGGAACACTAAACAGCTTCTTCTTATCTCCTGAACAATTAGGGTTTACGAGATGTCTCCCAGAAGATTTAATAGGTGGAGACCCTAAAGAAAATGCAAATATTGCTATTGATATATTATCCGGCAAAAAAGGTCCTAAGAGAGATATTGTTGTCCTGAACTCGGCATTGTGCTTATATATGGCATACAATAAAGTAACTCTCAGAGAGTGCGTAAAAATGGCTGAAAACCTCATTGACAACGGTTCTGCTCTCTCCCAGTTAAATAAATTCATTCAACTATCAAATTCATTTAGCTAA
- the trpE gene encoding anthranilate synthase component I — protein MFKPSLDEAKQLSCGYTIIPISCEIFADTVTPISVLQSIKSASSKYYLLESVENGEKWGRYSFLGFNPIVELTCKDGSLDIKSASAPTKHIETDNPNAQIRSILNEYKSPRLNYLPPFTGGFVGYFAYDYFKYSENTLTLNAIDNANFYDIDLMLFDKVIAFDHFSQKIIVMINIKTDNLEVNYENGIKELEKIIDLIKSYVPAIATPSRLLSPLTPAFSKEEYSSIVEKVKHYIHEGDIFQAVTANHKSADFEGSLFDTYRALRSINPSPYMFFLKFDDVEIAGASPETLIKLEDGKLATFPIAGTRPRGKCEEEDIQLIEQLLSDEKELSEHNMLVDLGRNDLGKISEFGSVEVKDYLSIRKYSHVIHIESKVVGKLRKEFDQLDAIAALLPAGTLSGAPKIRACQIINEVEGHKRGIYGGAIGYIDFTGNMDTCIAIRMAVLKDNKVYVQSGGGIVADSVPETEYIETSNKAQAIINAIEMSVGGIK, from the coding sequence ATGTTTAAACCAAGTCTTGATGAAGCAAAGCAGCTATCATGCGGCTATACGATAATACCTATAAGCTGTGAAATTTTTGCTGATACTGTAACCCCTATTTCTGTATTACAAAGTATTAAGTCTGCAAGCAGTAAATACTATCTATTAGAAAGCGTTGAAAATGGTGAGAAATGGGGACGTTACTCATTTTTAGGTTTCAATCCAATAGTTGAATTAACATGTAAAGATGGTTCACTTGATATAAAAAGTGCTTCAGCACCAACTAAACATATTGAAACTGATAATCCAAATGCTCAAATCAGATCAATTCTAAATGAATACAAGAGTCCACGGTTAAACTACTTACCTCCATTTACAGGTGGTTTCGTTGGTTACTTTGCGTATGATTATTTTAAATATAGTGAAAATACACTTACGCTTAACGCAATAGATAATGCAAATTTTTATGACATAGATTTAATGTTATTCGACAAGGTAATAGCCTTTGATCACTTCTCACAAAAAATAATAGTTATGATAAATATTAAGACAGATAATCTAGAAGTCAATTATGAGAACGGAATAAAAGAACTTGAAAAAATAATAGACTTAATAAAAAGCTATGTACCAGCAATAGCAACTCCTTCAAGGCTGCTGTCACCCCTTACTCCCGCTTTTAGCAAGGAAGAGTATTCTAGTATAGTAGAAAAAGTAAAGCATTATATTCATGAGGGTGATATTTTTCAAGCTGTTACAGCAAACCATAAATCAGCTGACTTTGAGGGCAGTTTATTTGACACCTATAGAGCCCTTAGGTCAATAAATCCTTCTCCATACATGTTTTTCTTAAAGTTTGATGATGTAGAAATAGCAGGGGCATCTCCTGAGACACTTATTAAGCTTGAAGACGGAAAACTTGCCACATTTCCTATCGCTGGAACAAGACCACGAGGTAAATGTGAGGAGGAAGATATTCAGCTAATTGAGCAGCTTCTAAGTGATGAAAAGGAACTTTCTGAACATAATATGCTAGTTGACTTAGGCAGAAATGACTTAGGTAAAATAAGTGAATTTGGTTCCGTCGAAGTAAAAGATTATTTAAGTATAAGAAAATATTCCCATGTTATTCATATTGAGTCAAAGGTTGTAGGCAAGCTGCGTAAAGAATTTGACCAACTTGATGCAATTGCAGCACTTCTCCCAGCCGGTACTCTTTCAGGCGCTCCAAAAATCCGTGCCTGCCAAATAATTAATGAAGTAGAAGGACATAAAAGAGGTATCTACGGTGGAGCAATCGGCTATATCGATTTCACTGGGAACATGGACACCTGTATTGCAATCAGAATGGCTGTTTTAAAGGATAATAAAGTATATGTTCAATCTGGTGGTGGTATTGTAGCAGACAGTGTTCCTGAAACAGAATATATTGAGACATCAAACAAAGCACAAGCAATCATTAATGCCATAGAAATGTCTGTAGGGGGTATAAAATAA
- a CDS encoding anthranilate synthase component II, with amino-acid sequence MILLIDNYDSFSYNLFQMVGVINRNIKVIRNDQLTLHEIEDLNPSHIILSPGPGRPKDAGICEDVISYFYNKLPILGVCLGHQAICEVFGGTITYAKVLMHGKVSKIHIANGSALFKGLPPIIDGARYHSLAVARHTLPDELLVIAEDSNGEVMGVKHRDHDLYGVQFHPESILTPNGKSILENFLKIGGNVK; translated from the coding sequence ATGATATTACTAATCGATAACTATGACAGCTTTTCATATAACCTTTTTCAAATGGTTGGTGTTATAAACAGAAACATTAAAGTAATTAGAAATGACCAGCTAACATTGCATGAAATTGAGGATTTAAATCCATCACACATTATTTTATCACCTGGACCTGGAAGGCCAAAGGATGCCGGCATCTGCGAGGATGTAATATCGTATTTTTACAACAAGCTTCCTATTTTAGGTGTATGTCTTGGTCATCAAGCCATTTGTGAAGTTTTTGGAGGAACAATTACATATGCAAAGGTTTTAATGCATGGTAAAGTTTCAAAAATTCACATTGCAAATGGAAGTGCTCTTTTCAAAGGTCTCCCCCCAATTATTGATGGTGCTAGATATCACTCCTTAGCAGTTGCCCGTCATACATTACCCGACGAACTGCTTGTCATTGCTGAAGACAGCAATGGTGAAGTTATGGGAGTTAAACACAGAGACCATGATTTATATGGGGTTCAGTTCCATCCAGAATCAATACTAACTCCAAATGGAAAAAGTATTTTAGAGAACTTTCTTAAAATAGGAGGTAATGTAAAATGA